One Marinibacterium anthonyi genomic region harbors:
- a CDS encoding putative ABC-transporter substrate-binding protein precursor, translating to MKRTHLMGGALSALAFGMTGAAMAEDLTLCWAAWDPANSLIELSKDFEAKTGNTMHFEFVPWTSFADRMLNELNSGGKLCDLMIGDSQWIGGGAEQGHYVKLNDFFDANGITMDDFIPATVVGYAEWPKNTPNYYALPAFGDVVGWTYRKDWFERPELQEEFKAKYGRDLAPPETLDQLKDIAQFFQGREIDGNTVYGAAIYTERGSEGITMGVTNALYNYGFLYENPDEPYDLDGFVNSPGAVAGLEYYKDLYDTATPPGSSNWYMSEDIDAYKSGQVALQMNFAFIWPGVETDPNVGGGKSGYFPNPAGPAGQYAQLGGQGISVVAYSDKQDAALDYIKWFAQPEIQARWWELGGYSALKAVVEDPGFATSQPYAQTFLDSMAIVKDFWAEPAYADLLLAMQERVHNYVVAGQGTAQEALDGLVKDWTETFEDEGKI from the coding sequence ATGAAACGGACGCACCTGATGGGCGGTGCCCTGTCGGCCTTGGCTTTCGGCATGACAGGCGCGGCAATGGCCGAAGACCTGACGCTGTGCTGGGCCGCCTGGGACCCCGCGAATTCGCTGATCGAACTGTCCAAGGACTTCGAGGCGAAGACCGGCAACACCATGCATTTCGAATTCGTGCCGTGGACATCCTTTGCCGACCGGATGCTGAACGAGCTGAATTCGGGTGGCAAGCTGTGTGACCTGATGATCGGCGACAGCCAGTGGATCGGCGGCGGCGCGGAACAGGGCCATTACGTCAAGCTGAACGACTTCTTCGACGCCAACGGCATCACGATGGACGATTTCATCCCCGCCACCGTGGTGGGATACGCCGAATGGCCCAAGAACACGCCGAACTACTACGCGCTGCCCGCCTTTGGCGACGTGGTCGGCTGGACCTACCGCAAGGACTGGTTCGAACGCCCCGAGCTGCAGGAGGAGTTCAAGGCGAAATACGGCCGCGACCTGGCCCCGCCGGAAACGCTGGACCAGCTCAAGGACATCGCCCAGTTCTTCCAGGGCCGCGAGATCGACGGCAACACCGTCTACGGCGCCGCGATCTATACCGAACGCGGGTCCGAAGGGATCACCATGGGCGTGACCAATGCGCTGTACAACTATGGTTTCCTTTATGAAAACCCGGACGAGCCCTATGACCTCGACGGCTTTGTCAATTCGCCCGGCGCGGTGGCGGGGCTGGAATATTACAAGGACCTTTACGACACCGCGACGCCGCCGGGGTCGTCCAACTGGTACATGTCGGAAGACATCGACGCCTATAAATCCGGGCAGGTGGCGCTGCAGATGAACTTTGCCTTCATCTGGCCCGGCGTCGAAACCGACCCGAACGTGGGCGGCGGCAAGTCGGGTTATTTCCCCAACCCCGCCGGTCCCGCCGGCCAGTACGCCCAATTGGGCGGGCAGGGGATTTCGGTCGTCGCCTATTCCGACAAGCAGGACGCGGCGCTGGATTACATCAAGTGGTTCGCCCAGCCCGAGATCCAGGCCCGCTGGTGGGAACTGGGCGGCTATTCCGCGCTGAAGGCGGTGGTCGAAGACCCGGGGTTCGCCACCAGCCAGCCCTATGCGCAGACCTTCCTCGACTCCATGGCGATCGTGAAGGATTTCTGGGCCGAACCCGCCTATGCCGACCTGCTGCTGGCCATGCAGGAACGGGTGCACAACTACGTGGTGGCCGGTCAGGGCACCGCGCAAGAGGCACTGGACGGGCTGGTCAAGGACTGGACCGAGACCTTCGAGGATGAAGGCAAGATCTGA
- the sugA_1 gene encoding Trehalose transport system permease protein SugA: protein MTDTPIERVARATPDGMAHRIRGLSDRAIAWIFVAPTIFLLLAVNIFPLIWTIRLSFTDFRVNRPNRAVEWVGLRNYERILTDPDVWTTMQATAHFLIWTIVLQVLIGFTLAWLINQKFRGNDLWTTIIVFPMMLSPAVVGNFWTFLYQPQIGLFNYVVGFFTGADPASFSMIGDVALAPWSIVIADTWMWTPFVMLICLAGLRSIPTSIYEAAECDRASKWRQFWTITIPMVLPFLMLAVLFRGIENFKMFDLVVQLTGGGPGNTTTLTSIDLKREAFEKWRTGYSSAYAVILFVTVFGLASIYVKALNKVKQR from the coding sequence ATGACTGATACACCGATCGAACGGGTCGCCCGCGCGACACCCGACGGCATGGCCCATCGCATTCGCGGCCTGTCGGACCGGGCCATCGCCTGGATCTTCGTCGCGCCCACGATCTTTCTTTTGCTGGCGGTTAACATCTTCCCGCTGATCTGGACCATCCGGCTCAGCTTTACCGATTTCCGCGTGAACCGCCCCAACCGTGCCGTCGAATGGGTGGGGTTGCGGAACTACGAACGCATCCTGACCGACCCGGATGTCTGGACCACAATGCAGGCGACGGCGCATTTCCTGATCTGGACGATCGTGCTGCAGGTGCTGATCGGGTTTACCCTCGCCTGGCTGATCAACCAGAAATTCCGGGGCAACGACCTGTGGACCACGATCATCGTCTTCCCGATGATGCTGTCCCCGGCTGTTGTCGGCAACTTCTGGACCTTCCTCTACCAACCGCAGATCGGGCTGTTCAATTACGTGGTGGGCTTCTTCACCGGGGCCGATCCGGCGAGCTTTTCGATGATCGGTGACGTGGCCCTGGCCCCCTGGTCGATCGTCATCGCCGACACCTGGATGTGGACGCCCTTTGTCATGCTGATCTGCCTGGCGGGGCTGCGGTCGATCCCCACCAGCATCTACGAGGCCGCCGAATGCGACCGCGCATCCAAATGGCGGCAGTTCTGGACGATCACCATTCCCATGGTGCTGCCGTTCCTGATGCTGGCCGTGCTGTTCAGGGGGATCGAGAACTTCAAGATGTTCGACCTGGTGGTGCAGCTGACCGGCGGCGGGCCGGGCAACACCACCACGCTGACCTCCATCGACCTCAAGCGCGAGGCGTTCGAGAAATGGCGCACGGGCTATTCATCCGCCTATGCCGTCATCCTCTTCGTGACGGTCTTCGGGCTGGCGTCGATCTACGTGAAAGCGCTGAACAAGGTGAAACAAAGATGA
- the sugB_1 gene encoding Trehalose transport system permease protein SugB, whose translation MSYSVAEPTKSAKWIAGLLVIGYALITITPLLWIIATGFKSPADSIAYPPKVLFQPSLEGYVNLFTDRTRATDDMLDAAGEPQTWYDRIARNQGTIISGPSRYGERFLNSVIIGFGSTALCMVLGTAAAYAFSRFKVPLKDDLLFFILSTRMMPPIAVAIPIFLMFRHLGLNDTHLGMILLYTAVNLSLSVWLLKGFIDEIPVEYEEAALIDGYTRFQAFYKVVLPQAATGIASTAIFCLIFAWNEYAFAVLLTSGTAQTAPPFIPTIIGVGGKDWPAVAAGATIFLVPVMVFTILLRKHLLRGITFGAVRK comes from the coding sequence ATGAGCTATTCCGTCGCCGAACCCACCAAGAGCGCCAAGTGGATCGCCGGGCTGCTGGTCATCGGCTATGCCCTGATCACCATCACGCCGCTGCTGTGGATCATCGCCACCGGGTTCAAATCCCCCGCCGATTCAATTGCCTACCCGCCCAAGGTCCTGTTCCAGCCGTCGCTGGAAGGCTACGTGAACCTGTTCACCGACCGCACCCGCGCGACCGATGACATGCTGGACGCCGCCGGAGAACCCCAGACCTGGTACGACCGCATCGCGCGCAACCAGGGCACCATCATCAGCGGGCCGTCGCGTTATGGCGAACGGTTCCTGAACTCGGTCATCATCGGGTTCGGGTCCACGGCGCTGTGCATGGTGCTGGGGACGGCCGCCGCCTATGCCTTCAGCCGGTTCAAGGTGCCGCTGAAGGACGACCTGCTGTTCTTCATCCTGTCGACCCGGATGATGCCGCCCATCGCCGTGGCCATCCCGATCTTCCTGATGTTCCGCCACCTTGGCCTGAACGACACCCACCTTGGCATGATCCTGCTTTACACGGCGGTGAACCTGTCGCTGTCGGTCTGGCTGCTGAAGGGGTTCATCGATGAAATCCCCGTGGAATATGAGGAAGCCGCGCTGATCGACGGCTACACGCGGTTTCAGGCCTTCTACAAGGTGGTGCTGCCGCAGGCGGCCACGGGCATCGCATCCACCGCCATCTTCTGCCTGATCTTCGCCTGGAACGAATACGCCTTCGCGGTGCTGCTGACGTCGGGCACCGCGCAGACCGCACCACCCTTCATCCCCACGATCATCGGGGTCGGCGGCAAGGACTGGCCCGCCGTCGCCGCCGGCGCCACGATCTTCCTCGTGCCGGTCATGGTCTTCACCATCCTGCTGCGCAAGCACCTGCTGCGCGGGATCACCTTCGGAGCGGTGCGCAAATGA